The region GACCGCTCTCGGTCGTCCGCTATTTCGGTAAATTTTCGATTATTTGTAGAGACGTAGTGCCTTACGTCTCTTTTTTTTGTTTTGGCATAACGTATTTTTGTGGCAAAAAAACAACCAAAAAGGAAAAAGTCCAATGAAAGACATAGCAAGTTTGTTCGGGAGTATGGTTTTTAACGAAACGGTAATGCAAGCGAGATTGCCGAAAGACGCTTTTGACGCCCTTAAAAGAACGATGTCGCAGGGAACGCGTTTAGAGCGGGGGACTGCCGACGTTGTAGCAAACGCTATGATGGAATGGGCGCTCGAAAAAGGCGCTACTCACTTCACTCACTGGTTTCAGCCGATGACGGGAACTACCGCGGAAAAACACGACAGTTTTATATCGCCTGCAGGCAACGGTAAGGCAATTATGGAATTTTCGGGCAAAGAGCTTGTCCACGGCGAGTCCGACGCGTCTTCTTTTCCGTCGGGAGGTTTGCGCGCCACTTTTGAAGCGAGAGGCTACACGGTTTGGGATACGACTTCTTTTGCTTTCATAAAAGACAACGCTTTGTGCATTCCTACGGCTTTTTGCTCGTATTCGGGCGAGGCGCTCGACAAAAAAACGCCGCTCCTTCGCTCAATGGAGGCGCTCGACAAGCAAGCTATGCGCATCCTTAAGCTTTTCTCAAACAAGGACGTAAAAAGAGTGGCTCCCACCGTTGGAGTTGAGCAGGAATACTTTCTTATAGACAAACAAATGTTTTTGAAACGCCCCGATTTAATTTATACGGGAAGAACGCTTTTCGGCGCGCTTCCGCCAAAGGGGCAGGAGCTCGAAGACCATTATTTCGGCTGTCTTAAGCCGAGAGTGTCGGCTTTTATGCGGGAATTGGACGAAGAATTATGGAAATTAGGCGTTTTTGCCAAAACCAAGCATAACGAAGTCGCGCCCGCTCAGCACGAACTCGCCCTTATATTCGCAACGGCAAACATTGCTACCGACCACAACCAACTGACTATGGAACTTATGAAAACCATTGCCAACAAGCATAATTTGGCTTGTCTTTTGCACGAAAAACCGTTTGCAGGAGTAAGCGGAAGCGGCAAACACAATAATTGGTCTATGGCAACCGATACAGGCAAGAATTTGCTTGAGCCGGGCGAAACTCCTTACGAAAACGCGCAATTTTTGCTGTTTTTGGTGGCGGTAATAAAAGCGGTCGATGAATATCAAGATTTACTGCGCGTATCTGCGGCAAGCGCGGGCAACGACCACCGCTTAGGCGCAAACGAAGCGCCTCCCGCAATAATATCTATGTTTTTAGGCGACGAATTAACCGAAATTCTTGAAGCAATCGAAAGCGGCAACGCCTATAAATGCAAAGAAAAAAGCGAAATGGAAATCGGCGTAAGCGTTTTGCCACATTTCCCCAAAGACACAACCGACCG is a window of Chitinivibrionia bacterium DNA encoding:
- a CDS encoding glutamine synthetase III → MKDIASLFGSMVFNETVMQARLPKDAFDALKRTMSQGTRLERGTADVVANAMMEWALEKGATHFTHWFQPMTGTTAEKHDSFISPAGNGKAIMEFSGKELVHGESDASSFPSGGLRATFEARGYTVWDTTSFAFIKDNALCIPTAFCSYSGEALDKKTPLLRSMEALDKQAMRILKLFSNKDVKRVAPTVGVEQEYFLIDKQMFLKRPDLIYTGRTLFGALPPKGQELEDHYFGCLKPRVSAFMRELDEELWKLGVFAKTKHNEVAPAQHELALIFATANIATDHNQLTMELMKTIANKHNLACLLHEKPFAGVSGSGKHNNWSMATDTGKNLLEPGETPYENAQFLLFLVAVIKAVDEYQDLLRVSAASAGNDHRLGANEAPPAIISMFLGDELTEILEAIESGNAYKCKEKSEMEIGVSVLPHFPKDTTDRNRTSPFAFTGNKFEFRMLGSMFSTAGPNIVLNTAVAETLRQFAEKLENSTNFNEDMATLVKETFRNHKRIVFNGNNYSPEWVEEAKRRGLSNLKTTIDALPAFVSPKSVDLFSKHHVFCETELHSRFEIMLESYCKQLNIEALTMVDMVYKDVIPSSISYQKEIAQLLQTKKSIKGWGFEAILEEKILDTLSRSSSLLLIKAEALEKALADVKAKKGVSDIAKFYRDNVFAAMSELRKVCDELEATIARKYWSMPTYGEILFSVV